GCGTATGGAAGATCAGTAAATTAGTAAATCAGTAAGCTCTCACTTATATACACACATTGTCAGATGCACTCTTACACCCACACTCTTTTTTTTCACCATTAACAATGGTTTTAATATGCAGATTTGATTTGCATCTTCATTTATTGATTCCTATGGGTTTCAGACCTTGTCGGTGCCCAGGCACGCTGCATCTCACACGATTATGACTTGTATGTGTTTTGACACCTGGAATAATGTCCTCTGAGATGCTTCCCAACACCAACCTCTCTGAGGGTTGAATCACCTGTCTGTAACTAGATACATCTGCTCTCACGTGTGAAACGGAGAGATTTATATGGTCTCTCACATCTGACTGAAAAGTGTCTGAGATCTTTGAGGAGATTATGTGGACTGAGTGTGTTATTATATGAAGTGTGGTACACAACTGAGTACATTTTATGAATACATTTCAGTGTCTTTTCACCGATGGCACGGAATGTAATTGTAGCATTCTGTTTTCTAGCTGAAATGGAAACCCAGCTGTGATGCTGCAGCACCCCTGCAAGGTTTGACCAAATGGGTGCCACGACCTGGACCAATGGACCGCAAGGTGAGTCTTTAATACAGACTAGTGTGTGAAAAATCATCCTGCAAGTTGTCCACCATCCATTAAAATCTGAAATCTAAATACTGTGTATCACATCCACCAATTAACAATTAGAACTGCTTGAGGGCAGTGTCTCAGGACAACTTTCAGCTATGTAAGAGACTCCCTTATTTGATTCTATTCTGAGGGTTCTGTTCTGGTTCAGCTCTGTGAGAGACTCCCCTTATCTGATTCTATTTTGAGGTGTCTGTTCTGGTTCAGCTCTGAGAGACTCCCTTATCTGATTCTATTTTGAGGTGTCTGTTCTGGTTCACCTATGTCACTTGGCTGCAACAAAAGCCTGCACCCTCACCAGCCATAACAGGGTAAGATAACTCACGCCTGGTGTAGACATCTTTAATATGTCTCGTCACTAGGTTGTGGAGAAGGCGTTGCAGCGTTCCATGGCCCGTATGCAGGTGGATTCTCTGGACTGTGTGCAGTTCCACTGGTGGGACTACAGCGATAATAGATACCTGCATGCCCTGGGGCACCTGTCTGACCTGCAGCAGGATGGACTTATACGTAGGTCATCTTATATAACCATTTACTAATCCCATGCACACAAGCTCTTTGTTAAGATTCACAGTTCAGCCATGTACCTTGTGTACTTGTTGATGAGCTGTGCCTGTTTGTCAAGTTTAGATGTACTCCTTATTTTCTTACTCTTCAGGAGAGCTGGCCCTTACCAACTTTGACACACAGAGGCTTGAGGAGATCACAAACAAAGGGATCAGAATCTCCAGTAACCAGGTACAGTGCCTGCTCCCTCATTCCCTCATCTGTTTGCTCCgtctttctctcgctttctcacAAGCTTAATGGGAGGCAATTTCCTTGTGCCTTATAGAGTATTGTGAAATCTGTGCATGTTCAGTACATTAGTCTGCGTCAGCGTTCAGTATGTCCAGTATTAATGTCCAGGGATGTTTCCTCCCAGGTGCAGTACTCTCTGATTGACCAGCGGCCTGCTGCTAAGATGGAGGCAGTCTGCCTGTCTCACGGCATCCAGCTCCTCACCTATGGAACTCTGGGTGAGGACCGGTCTGAGGTCATATGGGATTAAGTCATCACGGCCACGGCTCTACTCCTACTGCTGCTTTTTGGCTGCTCTAGATCATCAGGCGTTTGCCATTTAAGAGGATGAAGAAGCACAAGCATTCATGTCACTGCACTGAGTCAGTGGTGAAGGGTTGGATTAGGTCCCAGTTAGCCTGGCCCAGGTCTGTATGGGGTTTAGCCTACCCATCTGACCCATAGATCTAGACCAGGCTAGCTCACAGTTACTGTTGCAACCTTAGTGACCGGCTatggtctgtttttttttttcaagttaTGTGATTTACGATATTATATCGTAAATCACATCGTAAATTACAACTTTAGACAGACCCATAAGCGCTCCTTCTAGTCATGGTATTCTTGATATTCTGATCTGATAATGACTGACTCTCACATAAGTCCGTAATGAAAAACACAACGTACTCTCGCCAGATATATTGGGGAAGAAATCTGAGATACTGCATGCTTTGCTTTGATGCATTATGGTTATTAGTATCACTGAAATTAGCAAGTTGTTTAATATCGTTAGAGATTGTAGAAATCCTTTCCGTATTGACTCTTGCAATGTGGGGTGTAGTGATATAAAATGGTGGCAATCTAAGATGGAGTCCAAACTGACGATGCGTCTGTGCTGTTTCTCTGCTTCCCTCTTCACCctatctcctctcttcctcatctttaccctgtctctgtctctctttctctatccaacccctccctccatctttttAAACCTCCATCGCTCGGTCCCCCCTCTATTTCTCAGCCGGTGGTCTACTCTCAGAGCGCTATCTGGGGAAGGCGGAGCCTACAAGCAGGGTGGAGCTCAACACTGCCTCCCTCAGTAAATACAAGAAGGTGATTGATGGCTGGGGAGGATGGGGGCTGTTCCAGGAGCTGCTGGTTGTCTTGGAC
The sequence above is a segment of the Oncorhynchus nerka isolate Pitt River linkage group LG20, Oner_Uvic_2.0, whole genome shotgun sequence genome. Coding sequences within it:
- the LOC115101640 gene encoding uncharacterized oxidoreductase YccK-like, which produces MAQVPKVRLAGGLEICRILNGMWQVSGAHGPVDHPKAVQAMQAYIDAGLTTFDMADIYGPAEEIFGRFNSQLKWKPSCDAAAPLQGLTKWVPRPGPMDRKVVEKALQRSMARMQVDSLDCVQFHWWDYSDNRYLHALGHLSDLQQDGLIRELALTNFDTQRLEEITNKGIRISSNQVQYSLIDQRPAAKMEAVCLSHGIQLLTYGTLAGGLLSERYLGKAEPTSRVELNTASLSKYKKVIDGWGGWGLFQELLVVLDSVAQGHSCSIANVATRYILDRPAVAGVIVGCRLGVAGAEHIKDSLHSCSPELELTAQDLRTIDGVLQRSCDLMSLIGDCGDEYRN